A window of Oncorhynchus kisutch isolate 150728-3 linkage group LG10, Okis_V2, whole genome shotgun sequence contains these coding sequences:
- the LOC109898685 gene encoding chromobox protein homolog 2 produces MEELSAVGEQVFDAECILNKRLRKGKLEFLVKWRGWSSKHNSWEPQANILDPRLLAAFNKSEQEKEILICKRGKRPRGRPRKVVETVPEVSKSSSSSSSSSSSGSSSSSSSSSSSSDDDDDDNNDRKAKPGPRTRELHPVPQKKAQIVVAKPEPPRKKRGRKALPAEMKAIQQNKGQRKIIKTVAKDSPADLRGGIKKPFHPASFTFMGLNSRGPLSVQGRCSLAQGGTTKNSMNTAGSGRSNTLASLSFNQRSNQSKSQASDFKLSVSEVDSGAGLDLKTTASKSPGVAALNLHNSKLSTSNGNLQGAFQPQLGSHNGQKKPDAPGQTPVQQVPNNKTAAPFSTPKGPANQAASLQALNLQSVNKSTPGNGTPGNGTAPVSNLRSTANPARKDTVGQYDLEKNPVQSPATPGGQQPRKNHPGVDKVKAEEISEAGVMTERPERLTTTRAQGRVEKSIVQNPSTEARDILGKRERSASKDSGKQAKVLLSEMSTGEESTSDSDQDSPYPSNSQDLSISVQTGQDWKPTHSLIEHVFVTDVTANLVTVTVKESPTSVGFFNIHNY; encoded by the exons ATGGAGGAATTGAGCGCCGTAGGAGAACAGGTTTTCGACGCTGAATGCATCCTGAACAAACGTCTAAGAAAG GGGAAGTTAGAGTTTCTTGTAAAGTGGAGGGGATGGTCATCCAA GCACAATAGCTGGGAGCCCCAAGCGAACATCCTTGACCCAAGATTATTGGCTGCATTTAACAAGAG tgAACAAGAAAAGGAAATCCTGATCTGCAAGAGAGGGAAAAGGCCGAGGGGGAGACCTCGAAAAGTTGTG GAAACTGTGCCTGAAGTGTCAAAGTCAAGCAGCTCTTCGTCATCGTCATCTTCGTCTGGCTCATCATCGtcatcttcttcctcttcctcctcatcggaTGATGACGACGATGATAACAACGATAGAAAGGCAAAACCGGGTCCCAGAACACGGGAGCTCCACCCCGTCCCTCAGAAGAAAGCACAGATTGTTGTGGCTAAGCCAGAGCCCCCGAGGAAGAAGCGAGGCAGGAAAGCACTGCCTGCAGAAATGAAGGCCATTCAACAGAACAAGGGCCAGCGCAAGATCATAAAGACAGTTGCCAAAGACTCCCCTGCAGACCTCCGAGGTGGAATCAAGAAACCCTTTCACCCAGCCAGCTTCACCTTCATGGGTTTGAACAGCAGAGGCCCTCTGAGTGTCCAGGGCAGATGTTCCCTGGCCCAGGGTGGGACTACTAAAAACTCCATGAACACTGCAGGCTCTGGCCGGTCAAATACCttagcttctctctctttcaaccaGAGATCCAACCAGAGCAAGAGTCAAGCTTCTGACTTCAAACTGTCGGTCTCTGAAGTGGACAGTGGAGCAGGTTTGGACTTAAAAACGACTGCAAGCAAATCTCCTGGCGTAGCAGCGTTGAATTTGCATAACTCCAAACTCTCAACCAGCAATGGCAACCTGCAAGGAGCTTTTCAGCCACAGCTGGGTTCCCACAATGGGCAGAAGAAACCAGATGCCCCTGGGCAAACACCAGTGCAGCAGGTACCCAATAACAAAACTGCTGCCCCCTTCTCCACTCCTAAAGGCCCTGCCAACCAAGCTGCAAGCCTTCAGGCACTAAACCTGCAGAGTGTGAACAAATCAACACCGGGCAACGGTACTCCAGGCAATGGCACCGCGCCAGTGTCCAACCTGCGAAGCACCGCCAACCCAGCACGGAAAGACACAGTTGGTCAGTATGATCTAGAGAAAAATCCTGTCCAGAGTCCTGCCACGCCTGGTGGACAACAGCCCAGAAAGAACCATCCTGGAGTTGATAAGGTCAAAGCGGAGGAGATCAGTGAAGCGGGTGTCATGACAGAGAGGCCTGAGAGGCTGACTACAACAAGGGCCCAAGGGAGGGTTGAGAAGAGCATTGTCCAGAACCCCTCCACAGAGGCCAGAGACATCCTGGGCAAGCGGGAGAGATCTGCCTCCAAAGACAGTGGCAAACAGGCCAAGGTCCTCCTGAGTGAGATGAGCACCGGTGAGGAGAGCACCTCAGACTCTGACCAGGATTCTCCCTACCCAAGTAACAGTCAGGACTTGTCCATCTCAGTCCAGACCGGCCAGGACTGGAAGCCCACTCACAGCCTTATCGAGCATGTGTTTGTTACTGACGTCACTGCCAATCTTGTCACTGTCACAGTCAAGGAGTCCCCAACCAGTGTGGGCTTCTTCAACATACATAATTATTGA